In a single window of the Micromonospora sp. WMMD1155 genome:
- a CDS encoding sigma-70 family RNA polymerase sigma factor, which produces MLVEGQSIAGSYDRCSRRLDLRAAPRFTDLASALLRVPTRRTRSVTWFVAEVAAVTDDAVTVRLLPGPAVEVGWEAVTTNPNDTLSGLFSIGEIVTGRLVALEPLRLCSTTDRAATDGLAVRLARPIVRERDHRGGRLVTRSGDWRVDCGIPCSESRLQSTSTPDSGSRRRKTVPTTSEDGADDVVPDETAPRLDYEDFFRQHRNRLFDHARRIADNRQQGEDAAQEALIEAYMRWSAVSAMDQPVGWVIRVIAHTLYRLRREGRRLPTAPLTNDRQAVSDPSEAVAQYLDFEDAVARLPPRQRQIIELWWKSDMGTKEIAAALNIRESSVRTNLARARGRLQVVRGDDTSD; this is translated from the coding sequence GTGCTCGTCGAGGGGCAGTCGATTGCGGGCAGCTACGACCGGTGCTCGCGACGCCTGGACCTGCGTGCCGCGCCGCGGTTCACCGATCTCGCCAGCGCTCTCTTGCGGGTGCCAACGAGGCGTACCAGATCGGTGACGTGGTTTGTGGCTGAGGTGGCCGCCGTAACCGATGACGCGGTCACCGTGCGGCTGTTGCCCGGCCCTGCGGTCGAGGTCGGCTGGGAGGCGGTCACCACCAACCCCAACGACACGCTGAGCGGCCTGTTCAGTATCGGGGAGATCGTCACCGGCCGTCTCGTTGCGCTCGAGCCGCTGCGGTTGTGCTCAACGACTGACCGAGCCGCGACCGACGGACTGGCTGTGCGTCTCGCCCGTCCAATCGTCAGGGAACGTGACCACCGTGGCGGACGTCTAGTCACCCGATCGGGTGATTGGAGAGTGGATTGCGGCATCCCGTGCAGCGAATCGCGGCTCCAGAGCACATCTACTCCCGACAGCGGATCGCGGAGGAGGAAGACGGTGCCGACAACGAGTGAGGATGGTGCGGATGACGTCGTCCCTGACGAAACCGCGCCACGACTCGACTACGAGGACTTCTTCCGCCAGCACCGTAACCGCCTGTTCGACCACGCTCGCCGAATCGCGGACAACCGCCAGCAGGGCGAGGACGCTGCCCAAGAAGCCTTGATCGAGGCATACATGCGGTGGTCTGCGGTCTCGGCCATGGATCAGCCGGTGGGTTGGGTCATCCGGGTCATCGCGCACACGCTGTACCGGCTGCGCAGGGAAGGACGGCGACTTCCCACGGCACCGCTGACGAACGATCGACAGGCCGTGTCGGATCCCTCCGAGGCTGTGGCCCAGTACCTCGACTTCGAGGACGCCGTGGCTCGCCTTCCGCCGCGTCAGCGTCAGATCATCGAACTCTGGTGGAAGTCGGACATGGGAACCAAGGAAATCGCCGCAGCGCTCAATATCAGGGAATCCAGCGTCCGCACGAACCTCGCCCGTGCCCGTGGCCGGCTTCAGGTAGTGCGGGGGGATGACACCAGTGATTGA
- a CDS encoding DEAD/DEAH box helicase: MILDPLATSDAIVSTYRRYLRSLVEPKDPRLASALEAAIGDAINQEITKGPLLEATPPYVTSATPRQLIDAGVLDPGIASLGAGLAMDRPLYQHQERAIRKATAGRNIVVATGTGSGKTESFLIPILNRLMAERAAGTLGPGVRALLLYPMNALANDQMKRLRGLLAEAPDITFGRYTGETRRSRREAVEVFEQQNPGEQPLPNELLSREEMQQRPPHLLLTNYAMLEYLLLRPLDMDLFEGEHAGHWQFIVVDEAHVYDGARGAELAMLLRRLADRVDSGRPVQCIATSATVGSDMSAVVDFAASLFPVPFEYDPADEARQDVITADRVQLPPGPEWGPLPATAYEKLLNTPDPAGAVVALAREHGYAGDDPAEALAYEQRVRRLKALLAHGPIPLHEVAQALFPGSGASETASMVALANSIHDEAGTPVLSARYHLFARATEGAFACLGANGPHVSLTRHERCGRCGDAAFEFGTCRRCGTVYLMGTLERVGTFTVFRSRRSRDEQQVWMALVDDVATDDDEEMFSGAAQAAGELGALCTRCGVFQIGKAATCPRCPDGAMRAVRFLRQRSDELTACLSCGGRGAGLVRLFASGNEASASVLATALYQKLPVASDPIQRGLRGGGRKLLLFSDSRQSAAYFAPYLEDSYERVQRRRLLHEGAVAAAAAGDEVRLTDVVYHTSRVADRYGIFERRQSRQARERQVALWAQIEAVGVDERNSLEGRGLVAWDMSRDPAWQTPQPLLALGLSGAEAWALLSELIRSIRLQGAVGALDGVDPRDEAFQPRLGPIYVRGTGSDARRKVLSWLPTKGTNRRADFVTRVLARLDRQADPIQLLEGVWRLLTKGPQAEWLIAGTEPGIGQVHQLDSALITCTATAGGLTMWQCSRCRKLTPFNVRATCPTIACTGDLEPWTPPAADTDPDHYRNVYRDMNPVPLRVLEHTAQWTSERAAEIQQQFVRGEVNALSCSTTFELGVDVGELQAVMLRNMPPTTANYVQRAGRAGRRADSAALVLTYAQRRSHDLSRFAEPDRMIAGEVRAPYVPLTNVRIDRRHAHSVALAAFFREQFRLHGTIWRTAGEFFLPGDNGIAPVTLVRDFLNPVPGRVSESLRQVLPAEVLDIIGVDSEEWVEHLVDLLESVRAELQQDVDTYEQKRQEAFTARQDDKATRYGRVMNTITRRELLGLLANRNVLPKYGFPVDTVELRLAFADAPVAKQLELSRDLSSAIYEYAPGAEVVAGGLVWQSAGLYRLPGRDLERRYYAVCDGCGHYRDSIDRLDQECPACGAALVGVPRQYAIPVFGFIAARGTGRRPTSAPRRAWHGATHVVSPGAELYADKLDLAGGAITVRAGARGELVAISDGAMGRGFLVCATCGFAGRATDGRVDHQSPLSGRECRGRMENLSLAHKYQTDVLDLSFDGAVVVGVEDNAWRSVAYALVEGAVRALEISRDDIDATVYRTEAGRSVIMLYDTVPGGAGHVRRIAERLRDVLDQALQRVRDCECGPETSCYRCLRVFRNERYHEQLRRGVAADVLSRLLGKHDQAPVGALRVSLSDVGPALTATRRFLVTEAPGEVFEPVTSGQLDLYEGRVVLARRDGDAAVGRLWLRRDADGVVGAGLQPIAGARLDDGADDLMLIGVAVW, from the coding sequence ATGATCCTCGACCCCCTCGCCACCAGCGACGCGATCGTCTCCACCTACCGGCGCTACCTTCGTTCCCTCGTGGAGCCGAAGGATCCCCGGCTCGCGAGCGCGCTCGAAGCCGCGATCGGCGACGCGATCAACCAGGAGATCACCAAGGGACCCCTGCTCGAGGCGACCCCGCCCTACGTCACCAGCGCCACACCCCGGCAGCTCATCGACGCGGGCGTGCTCGATCCCGGCATCGCCAGCCTGGGCGCCGGGCTGGCCATGGACCGTCCGCTCTACCAACACCAGGAGCGGGCGATCCGGAAGGCCACCGCAGGGCGCAACATCGTCGTCGCCACCGGCACCGGATCCGGCAAGACCGAGAGCTTCCTCATCCCCATCCTGAACCGGCTGATGGCCGAACGCGCGGCGGGCACCCTCGGGCCCGGCGTGCGGGCGCTGCTGCTGTACCCGATGAACGCACTGGCCAACGATCAGATGAAGCGGCTGCGGGGCCTGCTGGCCGAGGCACCGGACATCACCTTTGGCCGCTACACAGGTGAGACCCGCCGCAGTCGCCGGGAGGCCGTGGAGGTCTTCGAGCAGCAGAACCCTGGCGAGCAGCCGCTGCCCAACGAACTGCTCAGCCGGGAGGAGATGCAGCAGCGACCGCCGCACCTCCTGCTGACCAACTACGCCATGCTCGAATACCTGCTGCTGCGGCCCTTGGACATGGACCTCTTCGAGGGGGAACACGCCGGGCACTGGCAGTTCATCGTCGTCGACGAGGCGCACGTCTACGACGGGGCTCGCGGGGCCGAGCTCGCGATGCTGCTGCGCCGACTCGCCGACCGAGTGGATTCGGGCCGACCGGTGCAGTGCATCGCGACGAGCGCGACCGTCGGCAGCGACATGTCCGCCGTGGTCGACTTCGCTGCCTCCCTCTTCCCCGTCCCCTTCGAGTACGACCCCGCCGATGAGGCGAGGCAGGACGTCATCACCGCCGACCGGGTCCAGCTGCCACCCGGGCCCGAGTGGGGACCCCTGCCCGCCACGGCGTACGAAAAGCTGCTCAACACGCCGGACCCCGCCGGCGCCGTCGTGGCCCTCGCCCGCGAGCACGGGTACGCCGGGGACGACCCCGCCGAGGCGCTGGCGTACGAGCAGCGCGTTCGCCGGCTCAAGGCGCTGCTCGCCCACGGGCCGATACCGCTGCACGAGGTCGCCCAGGCCCTGTTCCCCGGTAGCGGCGCGTCCGAGACCGCGTCGATGGTCGCTCTCGCCAACAGCATCCACGATGAGGCCGGCACCCCGGTGCTCTCCGCCCGCTACCACCTCTTCGCCCGCGCGACGGAAGGGGCTTTCGCCTGCCTCGGAGCCAACGGGCCGCACGTCAGTCTGACCCGGCACGAGCGCTGCGGACGGTGCGGCGACGCCGCCTTCGAGTTCGGCACCTGCCGCCGCTGCGGCACCGTTTACCTGATGGGCACGCTGGAGCGGGTCGGCACCTTCACCGTGTTCCGGTCCCGCCGCTCCCGCGACGAGCAGCAGGTGTGGATGGCCCTGGTCGACGACGTGGCGACCGACGACGACGAGGAGATGTTCAGCGGTGCTGCCCAGGCGGCCGGCGAGCTGGGCGCACTGTGCACCCGGTGCGGGGTGTTCCAGATCGGTAAGGCGGCCACCTGCCCGCGCTGCCCGGACGGCGCCATGCGCGCCGTACGTTTCCTACGGCAGCGCAGCGACGAGCTCACGGCATGCCTCTCGTGCGGGGGACGCGGAGCCGGCCTGGTCCGGCTCTTCGCCAGCGGCAACGAAGCCTCCGCCTCGGTCCTCGCGACCGCCCTCTACCAGAAGCTTCCCGTCGCCTCCGACCCCATCCAGCGGGGCCTACGAGGCGGCGGGCGCAAGCTGCTGCTGTTCAGCGACAGCCGACAGTCTGCGGCCTACTTCGCGCCGTACCTCGAAGACTCCTATGAACGGGTGCAGCGCCGGCGGCTGCTCCACGAGGGTGCCGTCGCCGCTGCGGCGGCCGGCGACGAGGTCCGCCTCACCGACGTCGTCTACCACACCTCCCGAGTAGCCGACCGGTACGGCATCTTCGAACGGCGGCAGAGCCGACAGGCCCGGGAAAGGCAGGTCGCCCTCTGGGCACAGATCGAGGCCGTCGGCGTCGACGAACGCAACTCCCTGGAGGGCAGGGGACTCGTCGCCTGGGACATGTCCCGCGACCCCGCCTGGCAAACACCCCAGCCGCTCCTCGCCCTCGGCCTCAGCGGCGCAGAGGCCTGGGCGTTGCTCTCCGAGTTGATCCGATCGATCCGGCTCCAGGGCGCCGTCGGTGCCCTCGACGGAGTGGACCCCCGCGACGAGGCGTTCCAGCCGCGGCTCGGCCCGATCTACGTACGCGGCACCGGCTCCGACGCGCGCCGCAAGGTCCTCAGCTGGCTGCCGACCAAGGGGACCAACCGGCGGGCCGACTTCGTGACCCGCGTGCTTGCTCGGCTCGACCGGCAGGCGGACCCGATCCAACTGCTGGAGGGCGTGTGGCGCCTGCTGACCAAGGGGCCACAGGCAGAGTGGCTGATCGCCGGCACCGAGCCCGGCATCGGCCAGGTCCACCAACTCGACTCCGCCCTGATCACCTGCACAGCGACGGCCGGCGGCCTGACCATGTGGCAGTGCAGCAGGTGCCGAAAGCTCACCCCCTTCAACGTGCGCGCCACCTGCCCCACCATCGCCTGCACCGGTGACCTCGAACCATGGACGCCCCCTGCTGCGGACACCGACCCGGACCACTACCGCAACGTCTACCGGGACATGAACCCAGTGCCGCTGCGCGTTCTCGAACACACCGCCCAGTGGACCAGCGAGCGAGCCGCTGAAATCCAGCAGCAGTTCGTCCGCGGCGAAGTCAACGCCCTCTCCTGCTCCACCACCTTCGAACTCGGCGTCGACGTCGGCGAGCTACAAGCCGTCATGCTGCGCAACATGCCTCCGACCACCGCGAACTACGTCCAGCGAGCGGGTCGGGCCGGCCGCCGAGCCGATTCAGCCGCGCTCGTGCTCACCTATGCCCAGCGCCGCTCGCATGACCTGTCCCGTTTCGCCGAGCCCGACCGGATGATCGCCGGGGAGGTCCGGGCGCCGTACGTGCCCCTGACCAACGTGCGCATCGATCGGCGGCACGCCCACTCCGTCGCGCTCGCTGCATTCTTTCGGGAGCAGTTTCGGCTCCACGGCACCATCTGGCGTACGGCAGGGGAGTTCTTCCTGCCAGGTGACAACGGGATCGCCCCGGTCACGTTGGTCCGCGACTTTCTCAACCCAGTTCCTGGGCGGGTCAGCGAATCGCTGCGGCAGGTGCTGCCGGCCGAGGTGCTCGACATCATCGGCGTCGACTCCGAAGAGTGGGTCGAGCACCTGGTTGACCTGCTGGAGTCGGTCCGGGCCGAGCTGCAGCAGGATGTCGACACGTACGAGCAAAAGCGGCAGGAGGCCTTCACCGCCCGCCAGGACGACAAGGCCACGCGGTACGGCCGGGTGATGAACACGATCACTCGCCGCGAACTGCTCGGGTTGCTCGCCAACCGAAACGTCCTGCCAAAGTACGGATTTCCCGTCGACACCGTCGAGCTGCGACTGGCGTTCGCGGACGCCCCCGTCGCCAAGCAACTGGAGCTTTCCCGAGACCTCTCGTCGGCCATCTACGAGTACGCACCCGGTGCGGAGGTCGTCGCCGGGGGACTGGTCTGGCAGTCGGCCGGCCTGTACCGACTGCCCGGACGCGACCTTGAGCGACGCTACTACGCGGTGTGCGACGGATGCGGCCACTACCGCGACTCGATCGACCGCCTCGACCAGGAGTGCCCGGCCTGCGGCGCCGCCCTCGTCGGCGTACCCCGTCAGTACGCCATTCCCGTCTTCGGATTTATCGCAGCACGCGGTACCGGCCGGCGACCCACCAGTGCGCCGCGACGGGCCTGGCACGGTGCAACCCATGTCGTTTCGCCCGGTGCCGAGCTCTACGCGGACAAGTTGGACCTCGCCGGAGGCGCGATCACCGTCCGGGCCGGTGCACGGGGCGAGCTGGTGGCAATCAGCGACGGCGCGATGGGACGCGGCTTCCTGGTCTGCGCGACCTGTGGCTTCGCCGGCCGGGCCACCGACGGTCGGGTCGACCACCAGAGTCCACTCAGCGGCCGAGAGTGCCGTGGCCGCATGGAGAACCTGTCGCTGGCCCACAAATATCAGACGGACGTCCTGGACCTGAGCTTCGATGGTGCGGTCGTGGTCGGAGTGGAGGACAACGCCTGGCGATCGGTCGCGTACGCGCTGGTCGAGGGTGCGGTACGCGCGCTTGAGATCTCCCGCGACGACATCGATGCGACGGTCTACCGAACCGAAGCCGGCCGCAGCGTGATCATGCTCTACGACACCGTGCCCGGAGGAGCTGGCCACGTCCGGCGCATCGCTGAGCGACTGCGGGACGTACTCGACCAGGCGCTACAGCGGGTCCGCGACTGTGAATGCGGCCCAGAGACCAGCTGCTACCGCTGCCTGCGGGTGTTCCGCAACGAGCGCTACCACGAGCAGCTACGTCGCGGCGTGGCGGCGGACGTGCTCAGCCGCCTCCTCGGCAAGCACGACCAGGCGCCCGTCGGGGCGCTGCGGGTCTCGCTCTCGGACGTCGGGCCCGCACTTACCGCGACCCGCCGATTCCTGGTGACGGAGGCGCCCGGCGAGGTCTTCGAGCCCGTCACCTCCGGGCAACTCGACCTCTACGAAGGTCGTGTCGTCCTCGCCCGTCGTGACGGCGACGCCGCGGTGGGGCGGCTATGGCTCCGACGCGATGCCGACGGTGTGGTCGGGGCGGGCCTGCAGCCGATAGCCGGAGCGCGGCTGGATGACGGTGCAGACGATCTCATGTTGATCGGCGTTGCTGTGTGGTGA
- a CDS encoding AAA family ATPase → MSIDPQADTVDQLILDHLDHSDLTETAKDLVIAALLGGDELASVLGGAAPRRPAPPSPDTETPEPIGTYLASIEVTGFRGIGPTATLNLVPGPGLTIVTGRNGSGKSSFAEAAEFALTGENKRWAGRSSVWQEGWRNLHATESPRIHVRLGVEGHRNGATVECDWEPEAGLNDGKTFLQIAGKSRQSVADLGWTQPLELYRPFLSYAELGGLLSGRPSEMHDSLHRILGLGRLVEIETMLKTARKEMDDRRKLAGIQLPQLRTALAAHPDPRARRAEQALTGKAADLDALAALATADEPTSDTTLVPLRQLDVLDLPERDALVRELERLRGALQQIDDLAGTPVEEARALAKLLSDALRHHHSHPGQPCPVCGGRTLDEAWAEQAQAQLRRLTERAERLDEAHDIERGSRRTLRSWLPQLPPVLAVDLIAEGVDTDDARAAWQHWDELIGSADSHKIAEAALVAFDALTTVLQPVKAAARQALERRQAAWQRLADQIRAWIDTEQASRQSVQMFTALKAAVTWLQTVGGSIRNDKLAPVAAEATGIWNTLRQESNVDLGAIQLAGTGTSRRVDLKVNVDGVPGAALGVMSQGELHSLALALFLPRATMPESPFRFLVIDDPVQSMDPAKVYGLARVLDQVAKHRQVIVFTHDDRLPAAVRHLQLDARIRIVSRLAQSQVTVTGDAHGDPARRYLDDATAIVRDDDMADEVRRPVVCNLIRDALEYTCQERIRTRDFRAGVPIAETEAAISEAHGLRPTLALTLLSDHRRAGKELNQPLDRLHPAARRVVAFANRGAHGEGSGALAGLVSDARAVVGRLSQP, encoded by the coding sequence ATGAGCATCGACCCTCAAGCCGACACCGTTGACCAGCTCATCCTCGACCACCTCGACCACTCCGACCTGACCGAGACCGCCAAGGACCTCGTCATCGCCGCCCTGCTCGGCGGCGACGAGCTCGCCTCGGTGCTCGGCGGTGCGGCGCCGCGCCGACCGGCACCCCCGTCGCCCGACACCGAAACCCCGGAACCGATCGGGACCTACCTCGCCAGCATCGAGGTGACCGGGTTCCGCGGCATCGGACCCACTGCCACGCTCAACCTCGTGCCCGGACCGGGGCTGACCATCGTGACCGGTCGCAACGGCTCGGGTAAGTCCAGCTTCGCCGAAGCCGCCGAGTTCGCTCTGACCGGCGAGAACAAGCGGTGGGCTGGCCGGAGCTCGGTTTGGCAGGAGGGCTGGCGCAACCTGCACGCCACCGAAAGCCCTCGCATCCACGTACGACTCGGGGTCGAAGGCCACCGCAACGGCGCAACCGTCGAATGTGACTGGGAGCCCGAGGCAGGGCTCAACGATGGCAAGACGTTCCTGCAGATCGCCGGTAAGTCCCGGCAGTCGGTTGCCGACCTCGGATGGACGCAGCCGTTGGAGCTGTACCGCCCGTTCCTCTCCTACGCCGAACTCGGTGGGCTGCTCAGCGGCCGCCCCAGCGAGATGCACGACTCGCTGCACCGCATCCTCGGCCTCGGTCGCCTCGTCGAGATCGAGACCATGCTCAAGACCGCGCGTAAGGAGATGGACGACCGGCGCAAGCTGGCCGGCATCCAGCTGCCGCAGCTGCGGACCGCGCTCGCCGCCCACCCCGACCCGCGCGCCCGCCGCGCCGAGCAGGCGCTCACCGGCAAGGCCGCCGACCTCGACGCCCTTGCGGCGTTGGCCACCGCTGATGAGCCGACCAGTGACACGACCCTCGTGCCGCTGCGCCAGCTCGACGTACTCGACCTGCCCGAACGAGACGCCCTGGTACGCGAGCTGGAGCGACTCCGCGGGGCGCTGCAACAGATCGACGACCTGGCCGGCACCCCCGTGGAGGAAGCCCGGGCGCTTGCCAAGCTGCTGAGCGATGCCCTGCGCCATCACCACAGCCACCCGGGCCAGCCCTGTCCAGTGTGCGGGGGTCGCACCCTGGACGAGGCGTGGGCCGAGCAGGCTCAGGCGCAGCTGCGACGACTCACCGAGCGGGCCGAGCGCCTCGACGAAGCCCACGACATCGAGCGGGGTTCGCGTCGCACGCTGCGGAGCTGGCTGCCCCAGCTACCGCCCGTACTCGCCGTCGACCTCATCGCCGAGGGGGTGGACACCGACGACGCCCGGGCCGCATGGCAGCACTGGGACGAGCTGATCGGGTCGGCCGACTCGCACAAGATCGCCGAAGCGGCGCTCGTCGCCTTCGACGCGCTCACCACCGTCCTGCAGCCGGTCAAGGCGGCAGCACGGCAGGCGCTCGAACGCCGGCAGGCCGCCTGGCAGCGGCTCGCTGACCAGATCCGCGCCTGGATCGACACCGAGCAGGCCAGCCGTCAGTCCGTCCAGATGTTCACGGCGCTGAAGGCCGCGGTCACCTGGCTGCAGACGGTCGGTGGGAGCATCCGCAACGACAAGCTCGCACCGGTGGCCGCGGAGGCGACCGGGATCTGGAACACGCTGCGGCAGGAGAGCAACGTCGATCTCGGCGCGATCCAACTCGCGGGCACCGGCACGAGCCGGCGGGTGGACCTGAAGGTCAACGTCGACGGCGTGCCCGGGGCGGCACTGGGGGTGATGAGCCAGGGCGAACTGCACTCGCTCGCCCTGGCGCTCTTCCTGCCCCGCGCCACGATGCCCGAGAGCCCGTTCCGGTTTCTCGTCATCGATGACCCGGTGCAGTCCATGGACCCGGCCAAGGTCTACGGGCTGGCCAGGGTCCTGGACCAGGTGGCGAAGCACCGGCAGGTCATTGTGTTTACCCACGACGACCGCCTTCCGGCCGCGGTGCGGCACCTGCAGCTCGACGCCCGGATTCGGATCGTCAGCAGGCTGGCGCAGTCCCAGGTCACCGTCACCGGTGACGCGCACGGCGACCCCGCCCGGCGCTACCTCGACGACGCGACGGCCATCGTCCGCGACGACGACATGGCCGACGAGGTCCGGCGCCCGGTCGTCTGCAACCTGATCCGCGACGCCCTCGAATACACCTGCCAAGAGCGGATCCGTACCCGTGACTTCCGGGCCGGGGTGCCGATCGCGGAGACGGAGGCGGCGATCAGCGAGGCGCACGGTCTGCGACCGACCCTCGCGCTGACGCTCCTGTCGGATCACCGGCGGGCCGGCAAAGAGTTGAACCAGCCGCTGGATCGGCTGCACCCCGCAGCTCGCCGGGTGGTCGCCTTCGCCAACCGTGGCGCGCACGGCGAGGGCTCCGGCGCCCTGGCCGGGCTCGTGTCCGACGCGCGTGCGGTGGTGGGGAGGCTGAGCCAGCCGTGA
- a CDS encoding N-6 DNA methylase yields MPRHAQVTAAEISRLAGVTRATVSNWRRRHPDFPAPTGGTDTSPAYDLEAVQGWLAARGQLPATSPADDLRTAIRSTQSGAGTPIRLLPLVLAAGQMSDSDLKQLVDLPDGQLPERALQAVQPHVADIPGIADLTYDAEDVALLRALLRCVADEGALRAADVLAEGDLDATNAGGMYDTPAPVAALMADLLAEPGEPYPEAVFDPACGAGGLLLAAAACGAGKLYGQDIVPAQAAQAAVRLPLQPAESSAQVSVRAGDSIRADAFPALTAEAVLCAPPYGDREWGHEELAYDARWEFGLPAKSESELAWLQHCFAHLAEGGRAVLLMPPATAERGSGRRIRAEILRTGVLRALIALPPGVAQPLHIGLHLWVIERPHPQATLPLNILMVDTATPDVSRPDQPPSRRQSLDWSALRDDVLKAWNDYDRHPDNFDPVPGVAQAVPIIDLLDETVDLTPARHVRATPVPAMPDELAAIGHELRAKLRRAATGLITLSGGEAWPPVGAAPLSWRTASIADLLRGNALELLRVPAAIRSSTPVATDPSAPPTLTARDVMSHRPASGAAEEPSGTEIEIQEGDVILPELLQNGTGTARVADARDAGLRLGRHLHLLRPDPARLDPWFLAGFLAAQENLNAASSGSTVIRLDPRRLRVPLLPLAEQRHYGRAFRQLNALRTAADIASRLADETARTLAAGLAGGALQPPGADQTPS; encoded by the coding sequence ATGCCCAGACATGCCCAGGTGACCGCCGCCGAGATCTCCCGGCTGGCCGGGGTCACGCGCGCCACCGTCAGCAACTGGCGTCGGCGTCACCCAGACTTCCCGGCCCCGACCGGCGGCACGGACACCAGCCCGGCCTACGACCTGGAGGCGGTCCAGGGGTGGCTTGCCGCGCGGGGTCAACTCCCAGCCACCTCGCCCGCCGACGACCTACGCACCGCCATCCGGTCCACCCAGTCGGGTGCCGGCACGCCGATCAGACTGCTACCGCTGGTCCTGGCCGCGGGCCAGATGTCCGACAGCGACCTGAAGCAACTCGTCGACCTCCCGGACGGCCAACTGCCCGAGCGGGCGTTGCAGGCGGTCCAGCCACACGTCGCCGATATCCCCGGGATTGCCGACCTGACCTACGACGCGGAGGACGTGGCGCTGCTGCGGGCGCTGCTGCGGTGCGTCGCGGACGAGGGAGCATTGCGGGCCGCGGACGTGCTCGCGGAAGGCGACCTGGACGCCACCAACGCTGGCGGCATGTACGACACCCCCGCTCCGGTGGCCGCGTTGATGGCCGACCTGCTCGCGGAGCCGGGCGAGCCGTACCCGGAGGCTGTCTTCGACCCCGCCTGCGGTGCCGGCGGCCTTCTTCTCGCGGCCGCAGCCTGCGGGGCAGGGAAGCTGTACGGCCAGGACATCGTCCCCGCGCAGGCCGCGCAGGCCGCCGTACGCCTCCCCCTTCAACCTGCGGAGAGCAGCGCTCAGGTGAGCGTGCGTGCCGGCGACAGCATCCGTGCCGACGCCTTCCCTGCCCTGACCGCCGAGGCCGTGCTCTGCGCCCCGCCCTACGGTGACCGCGAGTGGGGTCACGAGGAGTTGGCGTATGACGCACGGTGGGAGTTCGGCCTACCGGCGAAGAGCGAGTCCGAGCTCGCCTGGCTCCAGCACTGCTTCGCACACCTGGCAGAGGGTGGACGCGCCGTTCTCCTCATGCCGCCAGCCACCGCCGAGCGAGGATCGGGCCGCCGGATCAGGGCCGAGATCCTTCGCACCGGCGTGCTTCGGGCCCTCATCGCCCTACCACCAGGGGTCGCGCAACCCCTACACATCGGCCTGCACCTGTGGGTGATCGAACGCCCACACCCGCAGGCCACGTTGCCGCTGAACATCCTCATGGTGGACACCGCCACGCCCGACGTCTCTCGGCCTGACCAGCCACCAAGCCGGCGCCAATCGTTGGACTGGTCCGCGCTGCGCGACGACGTGCTCAAGGCATGGAACGACTACGACCGGCATCCAGACAACTTCGATCCCGTTCCGGGCGTCGCTCAAGCCGTCCCCATCATTGACCTGCTCGACGAGACGGTAGACCTCACGCCCGCCCGCCACGTCCGAGCCACCCCGGTGCCGGCGATGCCCGACGAGCTCGCCGCGATCGGCCACGAACTGCGGGCCAAGCTACGGCGGGCAGCCACGGGGTTGATCACTTTGAGCGGCGGCGAGGCCTGGCCGCCCGTCGGCGCCGCCCCCCTGTCCTGGCGCACCGCCAGCATCGCCGACCTCCTACGCGGCAACGCGCTGGAGCTCCTGCGGGTGCCGGCGGCGATCCGCAGTTCAACCCCCGTCGCAACAGACCCGTCCGCGCCGCCCACCCTGACCGCCCGGGACGTGATGTCACATCGCCCCGCCTCCGGCGCTGCCGAGGAGCCCTCAGGCACCGAGATCGAGATCCAGGAGGGTGACGTCATCCTTCCGGAACTGCTACAGAACGGCACCGGCACCGCCCGGGTCGCCGACGCCCGCGACGCCGGCCTCCGTCTCGGCCGTCACCTGCATCTGCTGCGACCCGATCCCGCCCGCCTCGATCCGTGGTTCCTGGCCGGCTTCCTGGCTGCCCAGGAGAATCTCAACGCCGCCTCGTCCGGCTCCACCGTGATCCGCCTCGACCCGCGCCGCTTGCGGGTGCCGCTGCTGCCCCTCGCCGAGCAGCGGCACTACGGCAGGGCATTCCGCCAACTGAACGCCCTGCGCACCGCGGCCGACATCGCCAGCCGCCTCGCGGACGAGACGGCCCGCACCCTTGCGGCAGGGCTCGCCGGCGGCGCGCTGCAACCACCCGGCGCCGATCAGACGCCATCCTGA